The Panicum hallii strain FIL2 chromosome 9, PHallii_v3.1, whole genome shotgun sequence genome has a window encoding:
- the LOC112873439 gene encoding probable calcium-binding protein CML50 gives MAGYPPPGSGYPYGPGAGGAGGYGAPPPYGSSPAPSAPPYGEKPPKEGKTSSSSAPPYYGAPPSSQPYSAGGGGYGAQQYGAPYSAPPPSSAPPYGAPPHSSAAREVAAAAPGISARTAPLREISNVWPC, from the coding sequence ATGGCCGGCTACCCGCCGCCCGGCTCCGGCTACCCCTACGGCCCCGGCGCCGGAGGAGCCGGAGGCtacggcgccccgccgccctacgGCTCCTCCCCGgccccctccgccccgccctaCGGCGAGAAGCCCCCCAAGGAAGGCAAgacatcctcctcctccgcgccaccCTACTACGGCGCCCCGCCCTCCTCCCAACCCTACAGCGCCGGCGGTGGAGGCTACGGCGCCCAGCAGTACGGCGCGCCCTACAGCGCCCCGCCACCCTCGTCCGCCCCTCCCTACGGCGCGCCGCCGCACTCGTCCGCTGCacgggaggtggcggcggcggcgcctgggATCTCGGCGAGGACGGCGCCGCTCAGGGAGATCAGCAATGTCTGGCCGTGCTAG